One genomic region from Doryrhamphus excisus isolate RoL2022-K1 chromosome 14, RoL_Dexc_1.0, whole genome shotgun sequence encodes:
- the LOC131101554 gene encoding glutamate receptor ionotropic, kainate 5-like isoform X1 translates to MPPPGALLLSIDVLVLLTSTVPFSFCRADAASVVRLAAILDDQPVCGCGERLALALASKDINGRKEGSTQARVEVDPYELLSDSQYDATEIMCQILLKGVLAVIGPASSPASASAISHVCAEKEVPHVKISPEETSKLPYLRFASITLRPSDQDLSLAIGSVLRSFGDPPASLICAKAECLLRLEELVRRFLISRETLSVRMLERDLDPTPLLKEIRNDKVGTVIVDTDDALAHRILRKAGELGMTSAFYTYILTTMDFPLLDLDPLLVQQATILGFSILDSNHRSYRHVLRSLSVLWRDGCPTSPHYPGLPLSAAMMFDTVHVVASAVRELNRSQEVGAKPLSCASPLIWQHGTSLMNYLRMVEYNGLTGHIEFNSKGQRSNYTLKVLEKHARGHRQIGTWYSNNTLSMKSSPVDLKASQTLANKTLVVTTILENPYVMRKSNFQDYLGNEQYEGFCVDLLRELADIFKFSFTIKLVDDGLYGAPDPNGSWTGMVGELINRKADLAVAGFTITSEREKVIDFSKPFMTLGISILYRVHLGRKPGYFSFLDPFSPAVWLFILFAYLAVSCILFLAARLSPGEWYDQHACPWARQDVLENQYTLGNSLWFPVGGFMQQGSEVTPRALSTRCVSGVWWVVIACVGGARGERSRALKRAVLPPARWAFTLIIISSYTANLAAFLTVQRMEAPIGSADDLADQTSIQYGTIHGGSTMTFFMNSRYQTYQRMWTFMHSKQPSVFVKTTEDGIARVLNSRYAFLMESTMNEYYRRLDCNLTQIGDLLDTKGYGIGLPLGSPYRQQITLGVLQLQESNRLEVLKRRWWGGGRCPKEEDRRATGLGMENIGGIFVVLLYGLITAVVVAIMEFVWLTRCSLQTEVTSSSSLSSSASCAQTCVPRPLQVSLCHEMLLEFRNVVLCKRSSRPRRRRPLSYSGGRILRRPARMPLGSARSTHLVGDVRLSNGRPRSSSGGLLTLVRGTQESSDWDLGAGRRRLLADTLGAAHMPPLMSATTALPVRPRSFLCSCSHVRVCRQCRRIQSLILPPPCPPASSQCPSCPGTLPLMATSGLLRHLRYYRSTVSSPRLPPPPLPPDRTDRPPQSKARPVPPPRPPPPLKVPHLPLNIVRVQN, encoded by the exons ATGCCACCTCCGGGGGCATTGTTGCTGTCCATCGACGTGCTGGTCCTGCTGACATCCACGGTGCCGTTCTCCTTCTGCCGGGCCGACGCCGCCTCTGTCGTGCGCCTGG CGGCCATCTTGGATGACCAGCCGGTGTGCGGCTGCGGTGAACGTCTGGCACTGGCGCTAGCGAGCAAGGACATCAATGGACGGAAGGAAGGCTCCACCCAGGCAAGGGTGGAGGTGGACCCGTACGAGCTGCTGAGCGACTCCCAGTATGACGCCACCGAAATCA tGTGTCAAATCCTGCTCAAAGGTGTGCTTGCTGTGATTGGCCCCGCCTCCAGCCCCGCCTCTGCCTCCGCCATCAGTCACGTCTGTGCAGAGAAGGAG GTCCCCCATGTGAAGATCTCTCCCGAGGAGACGTCCAAGCTGCCGTACCTCCGCTTTGCCTCCATAACGCTCCGGCCCAGCGACCAGGACCTGAGCCTCGCCATCGGGTCTGTCCTGCGCTCCTTCGGGGACCCTCCGGCCAGCCTCATCTGTGCCAAAGCGGAGT GCCTGCTGCGGCTGGAGGAACTGGTGCGCCGCTTCCTCATCTCCCGGGAGACCCTGTCGGTGCGCATGCTGGAGCGAGACCTGGACCCCACGCCCCTCCTGAAGGAGATTCGCAACGACAAAGTGGGCACGGTCATTGTCGACACCGACGACGCATTGGCGCATCGCATCCTCAGGAAG GCCGGTGAGCTGGGAATGACGTCTGCCTTCTACACGTACATTCTGACCACCATG GACTTCCCTCTGCTGGACCTGGACCCCCTACTGGTCCAGCAGGCCACCATCTTGGGATTCTCCATACTGGACAGCAACCATCGCTCCTACCGGCATGTGCTGAGGAGCCTCAGCGTGTTGTGGCGGGACGGCTGCCCCACCAGCCCCCACTACCCTGGCCTGccg TTGTCAGCGGCCATGATGTTTGACACGGTGCACGTGGTGGCGAGCGCGGTGCGTGAGTTGAACCGCAGTCAGGAGGTGGGGGCGAAGCCGCTGAGCTGCGCCTCGCCGCTCATTTGGCAGCATGGAACCAGCCTGATGAACTACCTGCGCATG GTGGAGTACAACGGGTTGACGGGTCACATCGAGTTCAACAGCAAAGGTCAGCGTAGCAACTACACCCTGAAGGTCCTGGAGAAACACGCCCGGGGTCACAGACAG ATTGGTACGTGGTACTCAAACAACACTTTGTCCATGAAGTCCAGCCCCGTGGACCTGAAGGCATCGCAGACACTGGCCAACAAGACGCTGGTGGTCACCACCATTCTG GAAAACCCGTACGTGATGAGAAAGTCCAACTTCCAGGACTATCTTGGCAACGAGCAGTACGAAGGTTTCTGCGTGGACCTGCTGCGCGAGCTGGCAGACATCTTCAAGTTCTCCTTCACCATCAAGTTGGTGGACGACGGCCTGTACGGAGCACCGGACCCCAACGGCAGCTGGACCGGCATGGTGGGAGAACTCATCAACAGG AAAGCGGACCTGGCGGTGGCGGGCTTCACCATCACATCAGAGAGAGAGAAGGTCATCGACTTTTCCAAACCCTTCATGACCCTGGGGATCAGCATCCTGTACCGGGTCCACCTG GGTCGAAAGCCAGGATATTTCTCCTTCCTGGATCCCTTCTCTCCGGCGGTGTGGCTTTTCATATTGTTTGCCTACCTCGCCGTCAGCTGCATCCTCTTCCTGGCCGCCAG GCTGAGCCCTGGCGAGTGGTACGACCAGCATGCATGCCCGTGGGCACGGCAAGACGTCCTGGAGAACCAGTACACACTGGGGAACAGCCTGTGGTTCCCCGTGGGGGGATTCATGCAGCAGGGCTCCGAGGTCACGCCCAGGGCCTTATCCACACGCTGCGTCAGCGGCGTCTGGTGGGTGGTCATCGCATGCGTGGGCGGGGCAAGGGGCGAACGCTCCAGAGCTTTGAAGCGTGCCGTGCTTCCTCCTGCCAGGTGGGCTTTCAccctcatcatcatctcatccTACACTGCCAACCTGGCTGCGTTCCTGACTGTGCAGAGGATGGAGGCACCCATCGGGTCTGCGGACGACCTGGCCGACCAGACCAGCATCCAGTACGGGACCATCCACGGGGGGTCCACCATGACCTTCTTCATG AACTCCCGCTACCAGACGTACCAGCGCATGTGGACCTTCATGCACTCCAAGCAACCCAGCGTGTTCGTCAAGACCACGGAGGACGGGATTGCCCGCGTCCTCAACTCCAGGTACGCCTTCCTCATGGAGAGCACCATGAACGAGTACTACCGCCGCCTCGACTGCAACCTCACGCAGATCGGCGACCTGCTGGACACCAAAGGCTACGGCATCGGACTTCCCCTTG GCTCTCCGTATCGACAGCAGATCACGCTGGGAGTCTTGCAGTTGCAAGAAAGCAACCGCCTGGAGGTCCTGAAGAGacgctggtggggggggggacgctgTCCCAAGGAGGAGGACCGCCGGGCCACAG GACTGGGCATGGAGAACATCGGCGGGATCTTCGTGGTTCTCTTGTATGGTCTCATCACGGCCGTGGTGGTGGCCATCATGGAGTTTGTGTGGTTGACGCGCTGCTCGTTACAGACGGAGGTGACTTCTTCTTCATCCTTGTCTTCCTCAGCCTCCTGCGCTCAGACATGTGTTCCACGTCCCCTGCAGGTGTCCTTGTGTCACGAGATGCTGTTGGAGTTTCGAAATGTCGTCTTGTGTAAGAGGAGCTCCCGTCCCCGGCGGCGCCGACCTCTGAGTTACTCTGGGGGGCGGATCCTGCGGCGCCCGGCTCGCATGCCGCTGGGCTCGGCCCGAAGCACACATCTGGTTGGTGACGTGCGTCTGAGCAACGGACGACCTCGCAGCAGCAGTGGCGGTCTGCTCACGCTTGTTCGTGGGACACAGGAAAGTTCAGACTGGGATTTGGGCGCGGGCCGTCGGAGGCTCCTGGCGGACACACTTGGTGCCGCCCACATGCCGCCTCTCATGTCGGCCACGACGGCCCTTCCTGTCAGGCCGCGCAGCTTCCTGTGTAGCTGCAGTCATGTGCGCGTTTGCCGCCAGTGCCGGCGCATCCAAAGCCTCATCCTGCCGCCCCCGTGTCCGCCCGCCTCCTCACAGTGCCCCTCCTGCCCCGGGACTCTGCCCTTAATGGCGACGTCGGGGCTTCTTCGCCACCTTCGCTATTACCGCAGCACCGTGTCCTCACCCCGcctcccaccaccacccctACCCCCAGACAGAACAGACCGTCCCCCACAGTCCAAAGCCAGGCCGGTGCCACCACCCCGCCCGCCGCCCCCCCTCAAGGTACCACACCTGCCGCTAAACATAGTGAGGGTGCAGAACTGA
- the LOC131101554 gene encoding glutamate receptor ionotropic, kainate 5-like isoform X3 has translation MPPPGALLLSIDVLVLLTSTVPFSFCRADAASVVRLAAILDDQPVCGCGERLALALASKDINGRKEGSTQARVEVDPYELLSDSQYDATEIMCQILLKGVLAVIGPASSPASASAISHVCAEKEVPHVKISPEETSKLPYLRFASITLRPSDQDLSLAIGSVLRSFGDPPASLICAKAECLLRLEELVRRFLISRETLSVRMLERDLDPTPLLKEIRNDKVGTVIVDTDDALAHRILRKAGELGMTSAFYTYILTTMDFPLLDLDPLLVQQATILGFSILDSNHRSYRHVLRSLSVLWRDGCPTSPHYPGLPLSAAMMFDTVHVVASAVRELNRSQEVGAKPLSCASPLIWQHGTSLMNYLRMVEYNGLTGHIEFNSKGQRSNYTLKVLEKHARGHRQIGTWYSNNTLSMKSSPVDLKASQTLANKTLVVTTILENPYVMRKSNFQDYLGNEQYEGFCVDLLRELADIFKFSFTIKLVDDGLYGAPDPNGSWTGMVGELINRKADLAVAGFTITSEREKVIDFSKPFMTLGISILYRVHLGRKPGYFSFLDPFSPAVWLFILFAYLAVSCILFLAARLSPGEWYDQHACPWARQDVLENQYTLGNSLWFPVGGFMQQGSEVTPRALSTRCVSGVWWAFTLIIISSYTANLAAFLTVQRMEAPIGSADDLADQTSIQYGTIHGGSTMTFFMNSRYQTYQRMWTFMHSKQPSVFVKTTEDGIARVLNSRYAFLMESTMNEYYRRLDCNLTQIGDLLDTKGYGIGLPLGSPYRQQITLGVLQLQESNRLEVLKRRWWGGGRCPKEEDRRATGLGMENIGGIFVVLLYGLITAVVVAIMEFVWLTRCSLQTEVSLCHEMLLEFRNVVLCKRSSRPRRRRPLSYSGGRILRRPARMPLGSARSTHLVGDVRLSNGRPRSSSGGLLTLVRGTQESSDWDLGAGRRRLLADTLGAAHMPPLMSATTALPVRPRSFLCSCSHVRVCRQCRRIQSLILPPPCPPASSQCPSCPGTLPLMATSGLLRHLRYYRSTVSSPRLPPPPLPPDRTDRPPQSKARPVPPPRPPPPLKVPHLPLNIVRVQN, from the exons ATGCCACCTCCGGGGGCATTGTTGCTGTCCATCGACGTGCTGGTCCTGCTGACATCCACGGTGCCGTTCTCCTTCTGCCGGGCCGACGCCGCCTCTGTCGTGCGCCTGG CGGCCATCTTGGATGACCAGCCGGTGTGCGGCTGCGGTGAACGTCTGGCACTGGCGCTAGCGAGCAAGGACATCAATGGACGGAAGGAAGGCTCCACCCAGGCAAGGGTGGAGGTGGACCCGTACGAGCTGCTGAGCGACTCCCAGTATGACGCCACCGAAATCA tGTGTCAAATCCTGCTCAAAGGTGTGCTTGCTGTGATTGGCCCCGCCTCCAGCCCCGCCTCTGCCTCCGCCATCAGTCACGTCTGTGCAGAGAAGGAG GTCCCCCATGTGAAGATCTCTCCCGAGGAGACGTCCAAGCTGCCGTACCTCCGCTTTGCCTCCATAACGCTCCGGCCCAGCGACCAGGACCTGAGCCTCGCCATCGGGTCTGTCCTGCGCTCCTTCGGGGACCCTCCGGCCAGCCTCATCTGTGCCAAAGCGGAGT GCCTGCTGCGGCTGGAGGAACTGGTGCGCCGCTTCCTCATCTCCCGGGAGACCCTGTCGGTGCGCATGCTGGAGCGAGACCTGGACCCCACGCCCCTCCTGAAGGAGATTCGCAACGACAAAGTGGGCACGGTCATTGTCGACACCGACGACGCATTGGCGCATCGCATCCTCAGGAAG GCCGGTGAGCTGGGAATGACGTCTGCCTTCTACACGTACATTCTGACCACCATG GACTTCCCTCTGCTGGACCTGGACCCCCTACTGGTCCAGCAGGCCACCATCTTGGGATTCTCCATACTGGACAGCAACCATCGCTCCTACCGGCATGTGCTGAGGAGCCTCAGCGTGTTGTGGCGGGACGGCTGCCCCACCAGCCCCCACTACCCTGGCCTGccg TTGTCAGCGGCCATGATGTTTGACACGGTGCACGTGGTGGCGAGCGCGGTGCGTGAGTTGAACCGCAGTCAGGAGGTGGGGGCGAAGCCGCTGAGCTGCGCCTCGCCGCTCATTTGGCAGCATGGAACCAGCCTGATGAACTACCTGCGCATG GTGGAGTACAACGGGTTGACGGGTCACATCGAGTTCAACAGCAAAGGTCAGCGTAGCAACTACACCCTGAAGGTCCTGGAGAAACACGCCCGGGGTCACAGACAG ATTGGTACGTGGTACTCAAACAACACTTTGTCCATGAAGTCCAGCCCCGTGGACCTGAAGGCATCGCAGACACTGGCCAACAAGACGCTGGTGGTCACCACCATTCTG GAAAACCCGTACGTGATGAGAAAGTCCAACTTCCAGGACTATCTTGGCAACGAGCAGTACGAAGGTTTCTGCGTGGACCTGCTGCGCGAGCTGGCAGACATCTTCAAGTTCTCCTTCACCATCAAGTTGGTGGACGACGGCCTGTACGGAGCACCGGACCCCAACGGCAGCTGGACCGGCATGGTGGGAGAACTCATCAACAGG AAAGCGGACCTGGCGGTGGCGGGCTTCACCATCACATCAGAGAGAGAGAAGGTCATCGACTTTTCCAAACCCTTCATGACCCTGGGGATCAGCATCCTGTACCGGGTCCACCTG GGTCGAAAGCCAGGATATTTCTCCTTCCTGGATCCCTTCTCTCCGGCGGTGTGGCTTTTCATATTGTTTGCCTACCTCGCCGTCAGCTGCATCCTCTTCCTGGCCGCCAG GCTGAGCCCTGGCGAGTGGTACGACCAGCATGCATGCCCGTGGGCACGGCAAGACGTCCTGGAGAACCAGTACACACTGGGGAACAGCCTGTGGTTCCCCGTGGGGGGATTCATGCAGCAGGGCTCCGAGGTCACGCCCAGGGCCTTATCCACACGCTGCGTCAGCGGCGTCTG GTGGGCTTTCAccctcatcatcatctcatccTACACTGCCAACCTGGCTGCGTTCCTGACTGTGCAGAGGATGGAGGCACCCATCGGGTCTGCGGACGACCTGGCCGACCAGACCAGCATCCAGTACGGGACCATCCACGGGGGGTCCACCATGACCTTCTTCATG AACTCCCGCTACCAGACGTACCAGCGCATGTGGACCTTCATGCACTCCAAGCAACCCAGCGTGTTCGTCAAGACCACGGAGGACGGGATTGCCCGCGTCCTCAACTCCAGGTACGCCTTCCTCATGGAGAGCACCATGAACGAGTACTACCGCCGCCTCGACTGCAACCTCACGCAGATCGGCGACCTGCTGGACACCAAAGGCTACGGCATCGGACTTCCCCTTG GCTCTCCGTATCGACAGCAGATCACGCTGGGAGTCTTGCAGTTGCAAGAAAGCAACCGCCTGGAGGTCCTGAAGAGacgctggtggggggggggacgctgTCCCAAGGAGGAGGACCGCCGGGCCACAG GACTGGGCATGGAGAACATCGGCGGGATCTTCGTGGTTCTCTTGTATGGTCTCATCACGGCCGTGGTGGTGGCCATCATGGAGTTTGTGTGGTTGACGCGCTGCTCGTTACAGACGGAG GTGTCCTTGTGTCACGAGATGCTGTTGGAGTTTCGAAATGTCGTCTTGTGTAAGAGGAGCTCCCGTCCCCGGCGGCGCCGACCTCTGAGTTACTCTGGGGGGCGGATCCTGCGGCGCCCGGCTCGCATGCCGCTGGGCTCGGCCCGAAGCACACATCTGGTTGGTGACGTGCGTCTGAGCAACGGACGACCTCGCAGCAGCAGTGGCGGTCTGCTCACGCTTGTTCGTGGGACACAGGAAAGTTCAGACTGGGATTTGGGCGCGGGCCGTCGGAGGCTCCTGGCGGACACACTTGGTGCCGCCCACATGCCGCCTCTCATGTCGGCCACGACGGCCCTTCCTGTCAGGCCGCGCAGCTTCCTGTGTAGCTGCAGTCATGTGCGCGTTTGCCGCCAGTGCCGGCGCATCCAAAGCCTCATCCTGCCGCCCCCGTGTCCGCCCGCCTCCTCACAGTGCCCCTCCTGCCCCGGGACTCTGCCCTTAATGGCGACGTCGGGGCTTCTTCGCCACCTTCGCTATTACCGCAGCACCGTGTCCTCACCCCGcctcccaccaccacccctACCCCCAGACAGAACAGACCGTCCCCCACAGTCCAAAGCCAGGCCGGTGCCACCACCCCGCCCGCCGCCCCCCCTCAAGGTACCACACCTGCCGCTAAACATAGTGAGGGTGCAGAACTGA
- the LOC131101554 gene encoding glutamate receptor ionotropic, kainate 5-like isoform X2 yields MPPPGALLLSIDVLVLLTSTVPFSFCRADAASVVRLAAILDDQPVCGCGERLALALASKDINGRKEGSTQARVEVDPYELLSDSQYDATEIMCQILLKGVLAVIGPASSPASASAISHVCAEKEVPHVKISPEETSKLPYLRFASITLRPSDQDLSLAIGSVLRSFGDPPASLICAKAECLLRLEELVRRFLISRETLSVRMLERDLDPTPLLKEIRNDKVGTVIVDTDDALAHRILRKAGELGMTSAFYTYILTTMDFPLLDLDPLLVQQATILGFSILDSNHRSYRHVLRSLSVLWRDGCPTSPHYPGLPLSAAMMFDTVHVVASAVRELNRSQEVGAKPLSCASPLIWQHGTSLMNYLRMVEYNGLTGHIEFNSKGQRSNYTLKVLEKHARGHRQIGTWYSNNTLSMKSSPVDLKASQTLANKTLVVTTILENPYVMRKSNFQDYLGNEQYEGFCVDLLRELADIFKFSFTIKLVDDGLYGAPDPNGSWTGMVGELINRKADLAVAGFTITSEREKVIDFSKPFMTLGISILYRVHLGRKPGYFSFLDPFSPAVWLFILFAYLAVSCILFLAARLSPGEWYDQHACPWARQDVLENQYTLGNSLWFPVGGFMQQGSEVTPRALSTRCVSGVWWAFTLIIISSYTANLAAFLTVQRMEAPIGSADDLADQTSIQYGTIHGGSTMTFFMNSRYQTYQRMWTFMHSKQPSVFVKTTEDGIARVLNSRYAFLMESTMNEYYRRLDCNLTQIGDLLDTKGYGIGLPLGSPYRQQITLGVLQLQESNRLEVLKRRWWGGGRCPKEEDRRATGLGMENIGGIFVVLLYGLITAVVVAIMEFVWLTRCSLQTEVTSSSSLSSSASCAQTCVPRPLQVSLCHEMLLEFRNVVLCKRSSRPRRRRPLSYSGGRILRRPARMPLGSARSTHLVGDVRLSNGRPRSSSGGLLTLVRGTQESSDWDLGAGRRRLLADTLGAAHMPPLMSATTALPVRPRSFLCSCSHVRVCRQCRRIQSLILPPPCPPASSQCPSCPGTLPLMATSGLLRHLRYYRSTVSSPRLPPPPLPPDRTDRPPQSKARPVPPPRPPPPLKVPHLPLNIVRVQN; encoded by the exons ATGCCACCTCCGGGGGCATTGTTGCTGTCCATCGACGTGCTGGTCCTGCTGACATCCACGGTGCCGTTCTCCTTCTGCCGGGCCGACGCCGCCTCTGTCGTGCGCCTGG CGGCCATCTTGGATGACCAGCCGGTGTGCGGCTGCGGTGAACGTCTGGCACTGGCGCTAGCGAGCAAGGACATCAATGGACGGAAGGAAGGCTCCACCCAGGCAAGGGTGGAGGTGGACCCGTACGAGCTGCTGAGCGACTCCCAGTATGACGCCACCGAAATCA tGTGTCAAATCCTGCTCAAAGGTGTGCTTGCTGTGATTGGCCCCGCCTCCAGCCCCGCCTCTGCCTCCGCCATCAGTCACGTCTGTGCAGAGAAGGAG GTCCCCCATGTGAAGATCTCTCCCGAGGAGACGTCCAAGCTGCCGTACCTCCGCTTTGCCTCCATAACGCTCCGGCCCAGCGACCAGGACCTGAGCCTCGCCATCGGGTCTGTCCTGCGCTCCTTCGGGGACCCTCCGGCCAGCCTCATCTGTGCCAAAGCGGAGT GCCTGCTGCGGCTGGAGGAACTGGTGCGCCGCTTCCTCATCTCCCGGGAGACCCTGTCGGTGCGCATGCTGGAGCGAGACCTGGACCCCACGCCCCTCCTGAAGGAGATTCGCAACGACAAAGTGGGCACGGTCATTGTCGACACCGACGACGCATTGGCGCATCGCATCCTCAGGAAG GCCGGTGAGCTGGGAATGACGTCTGCCTTCTACACGTACATTCTGACCACCATG GACTTCCCTCTGCTGGACCTGGACCCCCTACTGGTCCAGCAGGCCACCATCTTGGGATTCTCCATACTGGACAGCAACCATCGCTCCTACCGGCATGTGCTGAGGAGCCTCAGCGTGTTGTGGCGGGACGGCTGCCCCACCAGCCCCCACTACCCTGGCCTGccg TTGTCAGCGGCCATGATGTTTGACACGGTGCACGTGGTGGCGAGCGCGGTGCGTGAGTTGAACCGCAGTCAGGAGGTGGGGGCGAAGCCGCTGAGCTGCGCCTCGCCGCTCATTTGGCAGCATGGAACCAGCCTGATGAACTACCTGCGCATG GTGGAGTACAACGGGTTGACGGGTCACATCGAGTTCAACAGCAAAGGTCAGCGTAGCAACTACACCCTGAAGGTCCTGGAGAAACACGCCCGGGGTCACAGACAG ATTGGTACGTGGTACTCAAACAACACTTTGTCCATGAAGTCCAGCCCCGTGGACCTGAAGGCATCGCAGACACTGGCCAACAAGACGCTGGTGGTCACCACCATTCTG GAAAACCCGTACGTGATGAGAAAGTCCAACTTCCAGGACTATCTTGGCAACGAGCAGTACGAAGGTTTCTGCGTGGACCTGCTGCGCGAGCTGGCAGACATCTTCAAGTTCTCCTTCACCATCAAGTTGGTGGACGACGGCCTGTACGGAGCACCGGACCCCAACGGCAGCTGGACCGGCATGGTGGGAGAACTCATCAACAGG AAAGCGGACCTGGCGGTGGCGGGCTTCACCATCACATCAGAGAGAGAGAAGGTCATCGACTTTTCCAAACCCTTCATGACCCTGGGGATCAGCATCCTGTACCGGGTCCACCTG GGTCGAAAGCCAGGATATTTCTCCTTCCTGGATCCCTTCTCTCCGGCGGTGTGGCTTTTCATATTGTTTGCCTACCTCGCCGTCAGCTGCATCCTCTTCCTGGCCGCCAG GCTGAGCCCTGGCGAGTGGTACGACCAGCATGCATGCCCGTGGGCACGGCAAGACGTCCTGGAGAACCAGTACACACTGGGGAACAGCCTGTGGTTCCCCGTGGGGGGATTCATGCAGCAGGGCTCCGAGGTCACGCCCAGGGCCTTATCCACACGCTGCGTCAGCGGCGTCTG GTGGGCTTTCAccctcatcatcatctcatccTACACTGCCAACCTGGCTGCGTTCCTGACTGTGCAGAGGATGGAGGCACCCATCGGGTCTGCGGACGACCTGGCCGACCAGACCAGCATCCAGTACGGGACCATCCACGGGGGGTCCACCATGACCTTCTTCATG AACTCCCGCTACCAGACGTACCAGCGCATGTGGACCTTCATGCACTCCAAGCAACCCAGCGTGTTCGTCAAGACCACGGAGGACGGGATTGCCCGCGTCCTCAACTCCAGGTACGCCTTCCTCATGGAGAGCACCATGAACGAGTACTACCGCCGCCTCGACTGCAACCTCACGCAGATCGGCGACCTGCTGGACACCAAAGGCTACGGCATCGGACTTCCCCTTG GCTCTCCGTATCGACAGCAGATCACGCTGGGAGTCTTGCAGTTGCAAGAAAGCAACCGCCTGGAGGTCCTGAAGAGacgctggtggggggggggacgctgTCCCAAGGAGGAGGACCGCCGGGCCACAG GACTGGGCATGGAGAACATCGGCGGGATCTTCGTGGTTCTCTTGTATGGTCTCATCACGGCCGTGGTGGTGGCCATCATGGAGTTTGTGTGGTTGACGCGCTGCTCGTTACAGACGGAGGTGACTTCTTCTTCATCCTTGTCTTCCTCAGCCTCCTGCGCTCAGACATGTGTTCCACGTCCCCTGCAGGTGTCCTTGTGTCACGAGATGCTGTTGGAGTTTCGAAATGTCGTCTTGTGTAAGAGGAGCTCCCGTCCCCGGCGGCGCCGACCTCTGAGTTACTCTGGGGGGCGGATCCTGCGGCGCCCGGCTCGCATGCCGCTGGGCTCGGCCCGAAGCACACATCTGGTTGGTGACGTGCGTCTGAGCAACGGACGACCTCGCAGCAGCAGTGGCGGTCTGCTCACGCTTGTTCGTGGGACACAGGAAAGTTCAGACTGGGATTTGGGCGCGGGCCGTCGGAGGCTCCTGGCGGACACACTTGGTGCCGCCCACATGCCGCCTCTCATGTCGGCCACGACGGCCCTTCCTGTCAGGCCGCGCAGCTTCCTGTGTAGCTGCAGTCATGTGCGCGTTTGCCGCCAGTGCCGGCGCATCCAAAGCCTCATCCTGCCGCCCCCGTGTCCGCCCGCCTCCTCACAGTGCCCCTCCTGCCCCGGGACTCTGCCCTTAATGGCGACGTCGGGGCTTCTTCGCCACCTTCGCTATTACCGCAGCACCGTGTCCTCACCCCGcctcccaccaccacccctACCCCCAGACAGAACAGACCGTCCCCCACAGTCCAAAGCCAGGCCGGTGCCACCACCCCGCCCGCCGCCCCCCCTCAAGGTACCACACCTGCCGCTAAACATAGTGAGGGTGCAGAACTGA